One window of the Rhipicephalus sanguineus isolate Rsan-2018 chromosome 4, BIME_Rsan_1.4, whole genome shotgun sequence genome contains the following:
- the LOC125758068 gene encoding ice-structuring glycoprotein-like isoform X1, whose protein sequence is MIRACVLLALATSAFAGYLPTYGVGHAITGLSYGVAPAASYAISAPAITRTVSTSYHAAPVVAAAPAVATVAAAPAVTKVYQSAPVVATAPAVATVAAAPAVSQVTTYAQAAPVVAAAPAVTRVYQSAPVVAAAPAVAAVAAAPAVSRITTYTQSAPVVAAAPAVTRVYQSAPVVAAAPAVATVAAAPAVSRVTTYTQAAPVVAAAPAVTRVYQSAPVVAAAPAVSRVTTYTQAAPVVAAAPAVTRVYQSAPVVAAAPAVATVAAAPAVSRVTTYTQAAPVVAAAPAVTRVYQSAPVVAAAPAVSRVTTYTQAAPVVAAAPSVTRVYQSAPVVAAAPAVATVAAAPALSRVTTYTQAAPVIAAAPAVTRVYQSAPVVAAAPAVATVAAAPAVSRVTTYTQAAPVVAAAPAVTRVYQSAPVVAAAPAVATVAAAPAVSRVTTYTQSAPVVAAAPAAATTFHQAAPVVAAAPAVATYAAAPAVAAIHAAPAVATTTVHHAPAVATIAHAAPAFATYQTTPVYGYGVGTLGYGAGSYALGHGIGVYGLNYGYGLGTPFDYTALLRRKK, encoded by the exons ATG ATCCGTGCTTGCGTCCTCCTGGCTCTGGCCACCAGCGCCTTCGCTGGCTATCTCCCAACCTACGGTGTCGGCCATGCCATCACTGGCCTTAGCTATGGCGTTGCTCCAGCTGCCAGCTACGCCATTTCCGCTCCAGCCATCACCCGCACGGTCTCCACCTCCTACCACGCTGCCCCAGTCGTGGCTGCCGCTCCGGCTGTCGCCACTGTCGCCGCTGCCCCAGCTGTCACCAAGGTGTACCAGTCTGCTCCAGTTGTGGCTACTGCCCCAGCCGTCGCTACTGTCGCCGCCGCTCCAGCTGTGTCCCAAGTGACTACCTACGCTCAGGCTGCTCCAGTCGTCGCTGCTGCCCCAGCTGTCACTAGGGTGTACCAGTCTGCTCCAGTTGTGGCTGCTGCCCCAGCCGTCGCTGCTGTCGCCGCTGCCCCGGCTGTGTCCCGCATCACCACCTACACTCAGTCTGCTCCAGTCGTCGCTGCTGCCCCAGCTGTCACTCGGGTGTACCAGTCTGCTCCAGTCGTTGCCGCTGCCCCAGCTGTCGCCACTGTTGCCGCTGCTCCAGCTGTGTCCCGTGTGACCACTTACACCCAGGCTGCTCCAGTCGTCGCTGCCGCCCCAGCTGTCACCCGGGTTTACCAGTCTGCTCCGGTTGTTGCCGCTGCCCCAGCTGTGTCCCGTGTCACCACCTACACTCAGGCTGCTCCAGTCGTCGCTGCCGCCCCAGCTGTCACCCGGGTTTACCAGTCTGCTCCGGTTGTTGCCGCTGCCCCAGCTGTTGCCACTGTTGCCGCTGCCCCAGCTGTGTCCCGTGTCACCACCTACACTCAGGCTGCTCCAGTCGTCGCTGCCGCCCCAGCTGTCACCCGAGTTTACCAGTCTGCTCCAGTTGTTGCTG CTGCCCCAGCTGTGTCCCGCGTCACCACCTACACTCAGGCTGCTCCAGTCGTCGCTGCCGCCCCATCTGTCACCCGGGTTTACCAGTCTGCTCCAGTTGTTGCTGCTGCTCCAGCTGTTGCCACTGTTGCCGCTGCCCCAGCTCTGTCCCGCGTCACCACCTACACCCAGGCTGCTCCAGTCATCGCTGCTGCCCCAGCTGTCACCCGGGTTTACCAGTCTGCTCCAGTTGTTGCCGCTGCTCCAGCTGTTGCCACTGTTGCTGCTGCCCCAGCTGTGTCCCGCGTCACCACCTACACTCAGGCTGCTCCAGTCGTCGCTGCCGCCCCAGCTGTCACCCGGGTTTACCAGTCTGCTCCAGTAGTTGCCGCTGCTCCAGCTGTTGCCACTGTTGCCGCTGCCCCAGCTGTGTCCCGCGTCACCACCTACACCCAGTCTGCTCCAGTCGTCGCtgctgctccagctgctgctaCCACCTTCCACCAGGCTGCTCCAGTTGTAGCTGCTGCTCCAGCTGTTGCCACCTACGCCGCAGCCCCAGCTGTCGCTGCCATCCACGCCGCTCCAGCTGTTGCTACCACCACCGTCCACCACGCACCAGCTGTTGCTACCATTGCCCACGCTGCCCCAGCCTTCGCTACCTACCAGACCACTCCAGTCTATGGCTATGGTGTTGGAACCCTGGGCTATGGCGCTGGAAGCTACGCCCTCGGCCACGGCATCGGTGTCTACGGCCTGAACTACGGCTATGGTCTTGGCACTCCCTTCGACTACACCGCACTCCTCCGCAGGAAGAAGT aa
- the LOC125758068 gene encoding calphotin-like isoform X2, producing the protein MIRACVLLALATSAFAGYLPTYGVGHAITGLSYGVAPAASYAISAPAITRTVSTSYHAAPVVAAAPAVATVAAAPAVTKVYQSAPVVATAPAVATVAAAPAVSQVTTYAQAAPVVAAAPAVTRVYQSAPVVAAAPAVAAVAAAPAVSRITTYTQSAPVVAAAPAVTRVYQSAPVVAAAPAVATVAAAPAVSRVTTYTQAAPVVAAAPAVTRVYQSAPVVAAAPAVSRVTTYTQAAPVVAAAPAVTRVYQSAPVVAAAPAVATVAAAPAVSRVTTYTQAAPVVAAAPAVTRVYQSAPVVAAAPAVATVAAAPAVSRVTTYTQAAPVIAAAPAVTRVYQSAPVVAAAPAVATVAAAPAVSRVTTYTQAAPVVAAAPAVTRVYQSAPVVAAAPAVATVAAAPAVSRVTTYTQSAPVVAAAPAAATTFHQAAPVVAAAPAVATYAAAPAVAAIHAAPAVATTTVHHAPAVATIAHAAPAFATYQTTPVYGYGVGTLGYGAGSYALGHGIGVYGLNYGYGLGTPFDYTALLRRKK; encoded by the exons ATG ATCCGTGCTTGCGTCCTCCTGGCTCTGGCCACCAGCGCCTTCGCTGGCTATCTCCCAACCTACGGTGTCGGCCATGCCATCACTGGCCTTAGCTATGGCGTTGCTCCAGCTGCCAGCTACGCCATTTCCGCTCCAGCCATCACCCGCACGGTCTCCACCTCCTACCACGCTGCCCCAGTCGTGGCTGCCGCTCCGGCTGTCGCCACTGTCGCCGCTGCCCCAGCTGTCACCAAGGTGTACCAGTCTGCTCCAGTTGTGGCTACTGCCCCAGCCGTCGCTACTGTCGCCGCCGCTCCAGCTGTGTCCCAAGTGACTACCTACGCTCAGGCTGCTCCAGTCGTCGCTGCTGCCCCAGCTGTCACTAGGGTGTACCAGTCTGCTCCAGTTGTGGCTGCTGCCCCAGCCGTCGCTGCTGTCGCCGCTGCCCCGGCTGTGTCCCGCATCACCACCTACACTCAGTCTGCTCCAGTCGTCGCTGCTGCCCCAGCTGTCACTCGGGTGTACCAGTCTGCTCCAGTCGTTGCCGCTGCCCCAGCTGTCGCCACTGTTGCCGCTGCTCCAGCTGTGTCCCGTGTGACCACTTACACCCAGGCTGCTCCAGTCGTCGCTGCCGCCCCAGCTGTCACCCGGGTTTACCAGTCTGCTCCGGTTGTTGCCGCTGCCCCAGCTGTGTCCCGTGTCACCACCTACACTCAGGCTGCTCCAGTCGTCGCTGCCGCCCCAGCTGTCACCCGGGTTTACCAGTCTGCTCCGGTTGTTGCCGCTGCCCCAGCTGTTGCCACTGTTGCCGCTGCCCCAGCTGTGTCCCGTGTCACCACCTACACTCAGGCTGCTCCAGTCGTCGCTGCCGCCCCAGCTGTCACCCGAGTTTACCAGTCTGCTCCAGTTGTTGCTGCTGCTCCAGCTGTTGCCACTGTTGCCGCTGCCCCAGCTGTGTCCCGTGTCACCAC CTACACCCAGGCTGCTCCAGTCATCGCTGCTGCCCCAGCTGTCACCCGGGTTTACCAGTCTGCTCCAGTTGTTGCCGCTGCTCCAGCTGTTGCCACTGTTGCTGCTGCCCCAGCTGTGTCCCGCGTCACCACCTACACTCAGGCTGCTCCAGTCGTCGCTGCCGCCCCAGCTGTCACCCGGGTTTACCAGTCTGCTCCAGTAGTTGCCGCTGCTCCAGCTGTTGCCACTGTTGCCGCTGCCCCAGCTGTGTCCCGCGTCACCACCTACACCCAGTCTGCTCCAGTCGTCGCtgctgctccagctgctgctaCCACCTTCCACCAGGCTGCTCCAGTTGTAGCTGCTGCTCCAGCTGTTGCCACCTACGCCGCAGCCCCAGCTGTCGCTGCCATCCACGCCGCTCCAGCTGTTGCTACCACCACCGTCCACCACGCACCAGCTGTTGCTACCATTGCCCACGCTGCCCCAGCCTTCGCTACCTACCAGACCACTCCAGTCTATGGCTATGGTGTTGGAACCCTGGGCTATGGCGCTGGAAGCTACGCCCTCGGCCACGGCATCGGTGTCTACGGCCTGAACTACGGCTATGGTCTTGGCACTCCCTTCGACTACACCGCACTCCTCCGCAGGAAGAAGT aa
- the LOC125758068 gene encoding calphotin-like isoform X3, with amino-acid sequence MIRACVLLALATSAFAGYLPTYGVGHAITGLSYGVAPAASYAISAPAITRTVSTSYHAAPVVAAAPAVATVAAAPAVTKVYQSAPVVATAPAVATVAAAPAVSQVTTYAQAAPVVAAAPAVTRVYQSAPVVAAAPAVAAVAAAPAVSRITTYTQSAPVVAAAPAVTRVYQSAPVVAAAPAVATVAAAPAVSRVTTYTQAAPVVAAAPAVTRVYQSAPVVAAAPAVSRVTTYTQAAPVVAAAPAVTRVYQSAPVVAAAPAVATVAAAPAVSRVTTYTQAAPVIAAAPAVTRVYQSAPVVAAAPAVATVAAAPAVSRVTTYTQAAPVVAAAPAVTRVYQSAPVVAAAPAVATVAAAPAVSRVTTYTQSAPVVAAAPAAATTFHQAAPVVAAAPAVATYAAAPAVAAIHAAPAVATTTVHHAPAVATIAHAAPAFATYQTTPVYGYGVGTLGYGAGSYALGHGIGVYGLNYGYGLGTPFDYTALLRRKK; translated from the exons ATG ATCCGTGCTTGCGTCCTCCTGGCTCTGGCCACCAGCGCCTTCGCTGGCTATCTCCCAACCTACGGTGTCGGCCATGCCATCACTGGCCTTAGCTATGGCGTTGCTCCAGCTGCCAGCTACGCCATTTCCGCTCCAGCCATCACCCGCACGGTCTCCACCTCCTACCACGCTGCCCCAGTCGTGGCTGCCGCTCCGGCTGTCGCCACTGTCGCCGCTGCCCCAGCTGTCACCAAGGTGTACCAGTCTGCTCCAGTTGTGGCTACTGCCCCAGCCGTCGCTACTGTCGCCGCCGCTCCAGCTGTGTCCCAAGTGACTACCTACGCTCAGGCTGCTCCAGTCGTCGCTGCTGCCCCAGCTGTCACTAGGGTGTACCAGTCTGCTCCAGTTGTGGCTGCTGCCCCAGCCGTCGCTGCTGTCGCCGCTGCCCCGGCTGTGTCCCGCATCACCACCTACACTCAGTCTGCTCCAGTCGTCGCTGCTGCCCCAGCTGTCACTCGGGTGTACCAGTCTGCTCCAGTCGTTGCCGCTGCCCCAGCTGTCGCCACTGTTGCCGCTGCTCCAGCTGTGTCCCGTGTGACCACTTACACCCAGGCTGCTCCAGTCGTCGCTGCCGCCCCAGCTGTCACCCGGGTTTACCAGTCTGCTCCGGTTGTTGCCGCTGCCCCAGCTGTGTCCCGTGTCACCAC CTACACTCAGGCTGCTCCAGTCGTCGCTGCCGCCCCAGCTGTCACCCGAGTTTACCAGTCTGCTCCAGTTGTTGCTGCTGCTCCAGCTGTTGCCACTGTTGCCGCTGCCCCAGCTGTGTCCCGTGTCACCAC CTACACCCAGGCTGCTCCAGTCATCGCTGCTGCCCCAGCTGTCACCCGGGTTTACCAGTCTGCTCCAGTTGTTGCCGCTGCTCCAGCTGTTGCCACTGTTGCTGCTGCCCCAGCTGTGTCCCGCGTCACCACCTACACTCAGGCTGCTCCAGTCGTCGCTGCCGCCCCAGCTGTCACCCGGGTTTACCAGTCTGCTCCAGTAGTTGCCGCTGCTCCAGCTGTTGCCACTGTTGCCGCTGCCCCAGCTGTGTCCCGCGTCACCACCTACACCCAGTCTGCTCCAGTCGTCGCtgctgctccagctgctgctaCCACCTTCCACCAGGCTGCTCCAGTTGTAGCTGCTGCTCCAGCTGTTGCCACCTACGCCGCAGCCCCAGCTGTCGCTGCCATCCACGCCGCTCCAGCTGTTGCTACCACCACCGTCCACCACGCACCAGCTGTTGCTACCATTGCCCACGCTGCCCCAGCCTTCGCTACCTACCAGACCACTCCAGTCTATGGCTATGGTGTTGGAACCCTGGGCTATGGCGCTGGAAGCTACGCCCTCGGCCACGGCATCGGTGTCTACGGCCTGAACTACGGCTATGGTCTTGGCACTCCCTTCGACTACACCGCACTCCTCCGCAGGAAGAAGT aa